One Dioscorea cayenensis subsp. rotundata cultivar TDr96_F1 chromosome 19, TDr96_F1_v2_PseudoChromosome.rev07_lg8_w22 25.fasta, whole genome shotgun sequence genomic window, GACTCTTCATTGATAGTCTCATCAAACACATTGAGAATGATAATCTCAGGCTGTTGCATAGACAGAAACAGAGAACAGATAGGTATTAATTAAACTTCATTTCTTCCTATTATATATGTAACTTAGCATTGCTAGCTTTAGAGTtgctatatctatatatacactTGTGTTATTTTGTCTGCAGGGTGGATGTGAAGGTCCCTAGTATTGAGGTGAGGTACAGTAACTTAAATGTGGAAGCAGAGTGTGAAGTGGTTGAAGGAAAACCTCTGCCAACTCTATGGAATGCAACCAAAGGGTTTTTCTCTGTCAGTATTATACTATTATTAGTACACTGCCTTTCATACATGCTTGCATGGCCTCCGTTTCTGttttgcatgtttatatatataaagaatgatagtaatggtttatatatatggaACAGGGGTTTCTAAGGTTAACAGGTTTAAACCATGAAAATGCAAAGATTATCATCATCAAAGATGCTAGTGGCGTCATCAAGCCTTCCAGGTAAAAAAGCATTTAAGATTCATTGACAATGCctcattttattaataaaagtttgttgtcattatcttctttattatatggtAAATTTTATGGCTAACTTTATATTTTACTTGCGAAATTACTACATGACTTGGTTTTTGATGAAagcttgttttattaatttttatttatataatcatatgcagtatcacacacacacacatatatgtatataactcatatacatatttaatttgAGTTAAAGCCATTATTAGTTCTGcaaatcatataattttttattttgatcccttaagttaaaaacatttttttttggtatacaCAAAATACCTAATTTGATCTCTTCATCACTCTTGTTAAACTGTATTAAGGGTTTCGTTTTATGTATGATGTgctcctttttattttaatacaagtgacttattcttttttttttaaaaaaaaaatctcttcatCACTTTCATTTAGTCAAGCAACACAAAGATTAGGGGTGGTAACGGGGCGGGGCCAGGGCGGGGATGCCCCTCCCCGTCCCTGTCAATGGcggggacggggattccccatCCCCGATTCCCCGACGAGGGGAATTCtcttccccatccccatccccgcggggatccccacgggAATTCTCtagttgtaaaaatattattacatggaacataaaaacaactcaacataaatatacataaaattatgataagatcAAAACTACTTAACATGGGGctcttatatctaattttaattgttattagtttaaaataaatagtttatgtgattagcgcaattatattaaaattagagtttttttatattattacctaggccattgaatttttttatgttgaaaatattatacatacatatacacacaatatatatatgtatttatgtatttcaaTCGGGTCGGGGATCCTCACGGGGCGGGGAGGGCATTCCCcttccccatccccatttaGGAAACGGGGATGGATTGGCCCCGTCCCCGCCCCCATAGGGGAGGGATTCGGGGAATCCCCATCCTCGTCGGGTCGGGTCTCCGCGGGGATCGGCCCCATTACCACCCCTAACAAAGATATGTTGATGGGATAGTTGTATGgtatgtaataatataattaattttgccATGTGGCATGCTAAACAtcattagtacaaaattttataGCTTTTTTTAGAAAACCAATTTTGGTGGTAGTGGTGACGTGattaaatacaaatattttttaataaaataaattatatatttataaaatgggAAGTGTCATGCCATATGCCGTAAAAATCTGATCATGTGACAATAGCAGTAAGATGTTATATTTAGTTGaaagatcaaaataaataatagggtTCACTTAAGAAATTAGTAGTGACTTTCTAGCCAGAGGAATTTTCAGGCTGCTTTTTATGTTtgttaaaattatcaaaatgccACTAATTTTTTCGTTTCTTAttgtaaatatatgtatataatattatttaaataatcgtatgaaaaattttattcaaataatactattaaatattgtttaattattctttaaaatttgaagctaattataaatctaatttatttaataatctgCCACATGATCATTCGTTAAACTATTGTTATCATAAATTTcagtcatataattttttttttccaaatcaaCTAATAAATATTTCTGAAAGAAATGTTATGCTTgcatatttcttaaaaataatgcACATGAAACCCACTGTATATAACATAACAAATGGAATTCTTATTTCCTTCCTACTCTTCAAACAAAAGTacagaaatattatttatgtaaaaaaaaaaaatactaaatttatttacacaataaataatagttggtttatccactttttctcaagaaacataaattaataattgtaaTTGCAGGATGACCTTGTTACTTGGTCCTCCAGGATGTGGAAAAACCACTTTTCCTTCTGGCCCTTGCTGGGAAACTGGATAAATCCCTCCAGGTTTCTTACTCTTTTGAGATCTTGTTTTCAAGAGTCATTTATCATGCATTGCAGAAAGAATCCTTTTTTCTTGTTAATTCTGGtgatcattaaaaagaaaaaaaaaaatgcttacaATCAGACCCTCTATTCTAATGAAGTTAGTAACTTCATATGCAGGTTAGAGGGGAAGTTTCCTACAATGGCTTCAAACTGGAGGAATTTGTTCCTGAGAAAACATCTACTTATATCAGTCAGCATGATTTGCATATTCCTGAGATGACTGTCAGGGAGACACTGGACTTCTCTGCATGGTTTCAGGGTGTTGGTAGCAGAGCAGGTAAGTTACTGTGCATGTTTGATATCTTACATTAGAACAACTAGTTCTCATAGATGTCTGATGAACAAAATCATGCAGAAATCTTGAAGGAAGTTGTTAAAAGGGAGAAACTAAAAAGGAATTGTCCCTGATCCAGAGATTGAGCAATATATGAAGGTAAAGCAATACCACACTTTCCAAATTATGTTCCTACACTACATAAATGTGATTCATTTTCTACTTTGCTTGTAGGCGGCAGCTTCTGTGAAAGGACTAGCAACAAGTATTCAGACTGATTATGTGATGAAGGTGATACTCCTCAACATGCCCAGATTATAGAATGCATTCCAATAACAGAAATGTTCTAACAGTGgttttttcccctttctttcTAACAATTTTGTTATCAGATCATGGGAATGGATATATGCGCAGATATAATGGTTGGAGATGCTATGAGAAGAGGTATTTCTGGTGGTCAGAAGAAACGACTGACCACAGCAGAGGCGATTGTTGGACCAACAAAAGCTCTCTTCATGGATGAAATCTCAACTGGATTAGATAGCTCCACCACATTCCAGATTGTCACTTGCCTCCAACAAATGGCTCACATTACCGAAGCTACTATTGTCATATCCCTCCTTCAGCCTGCACCTGAAACCTATAATCTTTTTGATGACATTATTTTGATGGCAGAGGGTAAGATTGTTTACCAGGGCCCTTGCGATCAAGTTCTTGCTTTCTTTGAAGAATGTGGTTTCAGATGTCCAGATAGAAAAGGAGAAGCTGACTTTCTCCAGGAGGTAAAAATATTCACAGTGCATAATTGAATTTGTAAGTCTTGATTGTTTTCTCCTCATTTATACCCTGCTGCCTTGTTTTGATTATATTCAGGTTCTATCTAGAAATGATCAGCAGCAGTACTGGTTTCATCCGCAAGAAAGCTACACTTATGCTTCCGTTGATGATTTCTGCAAGAAATTTAGATCATTTAATGTAAGCAAGATGTTGGAAGAGGAGCTATCAAAGCCATATGATAAGTCACAATGCCCTGAAAATGCCCTTTCATTCAACCGATATTCTCTGCCTAAAGGGAAACTGTTAAGAGCTTGCATGGCCAGGGAGTTACTTCTCATGAAGAGGAATTCACGTCTTTACATTTTCAAAATCTTTCAGGTTATATACATGTGCTATTTGTTCTTCTAGATATCAACATTTGCACGGTCCTACTATCAATAACTAATGTTTCTGCTTTGCAGTTTGCCATTGGGGCTTCCATCAGTATGTCTGTTTTTTTGCGAACGGGCAAGAGACTTGATATTGAGCATGCTAATTACTATATGAGttccttatttttttcccttatctTAACTATGGTCAATGGGCATCCAGAGATGGCCATGACAGTGTCGAGGCTTCCATGTTTctataaacaaagaaatttgtgtttttatccaGCATGGGCATATGCCATTCCAGCTGCCATTTCAAAAATTCCAATATCACTGATAGAATCTTTAATTTGGACATCAGTGACTTACTATGGTGTTGGTTACAGTCCTGAAGCAATAAGGTCTGTTAAGAAGTGATAATAGGCAAATAACTAGCAAAGTAGCTGTACATGTTTAAATTTATAGTTCTAACACATTGTCATGAAATTTCAGGTTCTTTCGTCAATTCGTCATCCTCTTGGTTACCCATCAAATGGCCCTGTCTCAGTTTCGATTTTTCGCTTCGTATTATCAGACTATAGTGGCTTCCACTGTTATTAGCTCTTTGGTATTGATGGTGATGTTAACAATTGGTGGCTTTATTCTCCCTAAAAGTGAGTAGGTTTTAGCTGcgttgtaataataatatatatatatatatattttatgtcaAACACAAAAAAGTTACAAAACACTTGCACCTAACCAGTTTGGAACATGCAGCCTCCATACCAGGTTGGTTGAAATGGGGATTTTGGGTGTCTCCAATGACATATACAGAGATAGGATTGACAGTTAATGAGTTCCTTGCACCAAGATGGCAAAAGGTACCACTTGCATTTTTGTGGCATAAATCTAGttcttactaaaaaaatatattaatgctGCAATTTTTTACAGATATCAGCAGGAAACTTAACAATTGGTAACATTGTTCTGAGTAACCATGGATTGGAGTTCAAGAGCCACTTTTATTGGGTATCAGTGGGGGCATTGCTTGGGTTTGCTTTGCTTTTCAATTTAGGATTCATTTTAGCTTTAACTTTCAGAAGATGTAAGTGTTCCTCCGTCAAAATGAATAAAcatcttttatctttttctcatttctgTCTACTAAGAATGATCTCGAGTCTTTCAGCTGTCGGGAAGTCTCGTTGTATTATTTCTCGTGAGAAGCTTTCTGAGATAAATGGCGACAATGATATTCACAGTGCAGCCACCACATTTCCTGAAAGTGGCAAAGAGGCAAAAAATAAGGGTCAGATTATTACTTTGTGTAGTTTGTAATGGATGATACATGCAAAAGAAGTTCAAGGGGGTCCAATGTTGGATGTTGCAGGAAGGATGATGGTCTTGCCTTTCCAACCCCTTGCAATGACATTTCAGGATATCAGTTATTATGTTGATACACCTCTGGTAATTTATTTTCTACCATCAAAGATGAATGAGTTCATTGATAACCAGGAACACATAACAGTTGTAACTGCATGTACTTTGCTAGGAAATGAGAGAACAAGGATATGCCCACAAAAAGCTCCAATTGCTGAAGAACATCACTGGAGCATTCAGGCCTGGTATTCTGTCAGTTTTAATGGGTGTCAGTGGAGCTGGGAAAACTACACTGCTGGATGTTCTTTCTGGAAGGAAAACAGCTGGTTTTATTGAAGGAGATATTAGAATTGGAGGATATCCTAAAATACACAAGACTTTCGCTAGGATTTCAGGCTACTGTGAACAGACTGACATACATTCTCCTCAAATTACTGTAGAGGAATCAGTGATCTTTTCAGCTTGGCTTCGTCTGCCAAATGAAATTGACTCAAAGACAAGATCTGTATGTTGTTATTtcctctatttatatatatatatatatatataaataacctTTTCTGTTAAACTGAGAATAAATTCTATATGATGAACAGGAATTTGTGAATGAGGTTCTTGAAACAATTGAACTCGATAGTATCAAAGATGCATTAGTTGGCAGACAAGGGGTGAACGGCCTCTCTACTGAGCAAAGAAAACGACTAACTATTGCCGTGGAGCTTGTAGCAAATCCTTCCATTTTATTTATGGATGAACCGACATCAGGGCTTGATGCCAGGGCAGCAGCAATCGTCATGCGTGCTGTGAAAAATGTTGCTGAAACTGGAAGGACTGTTGTTTGTACCATCCATCAACCCAGCATTGACATATTTGAGGCATTCGACGAGGTATTAGTTTTTcctttcaagtaaaaaaaacaacgataaataaataaagaacaaacaagCAATTAAAGTTCAATTTAGGGCAATAACTTGTGAATAAACCACTGGTCATcatggtttttttcttcttatttcagCTAATGCTAATGAAAAAGGGAGGAGAACTCATCTATTATGGGCCACTTGGTCGGCGCTCAAGtaaaattattgaatattttgaggcAAAGTACTCTTCTTACTTCAGTCACTATTCTCTACCAGTTTAAGTATTGCCATGTGGTTTCAATTTGAGCAACTGAAATGAGACTGGATATGTTTAAGGCATGCACTGCCTCAAACTCAGTGTTAATTTTCAGATTTAGTCAtgttttctgcattttcttcaACAGAGGATTCCTggaattccaaaaatcaaagaGAATTACAACCCTGCAACATGGATGTTGGAAGTTACTTCATCATCTGTTGAGGCACAGCTCAGTGTAAATTTTGCACAAATCTATAGAGAGTCAACTCTATACAAGTGAGTTTAACAAAATCACTAAGCAGAACTTTTGAATATGTTAGGGCCATTCTGGAGTAATTGTGATTCAATTTTTTACTGCCGGCTCTCATTTAATGATCATTGTGCTGCAGTGACAACAAGCTTCTAGTTAAACAGTTAAGCACACCAGCACCAGGTTCAAGAGACTTGCATTTTTCTACTCTCTTTCCACAAAATGGCTTGGGCCAATTCAAAGCTTGCTTGTGGAAGCAATACTTATCCTACTGGAGAAGTCCTTCCTATAACTGTGTGCGGCTGATATATGTTCTCTTCTCCTCTGTCTTATGTGCGACATtgttttggaagaaaggaaagaCAATGTAAGAAGTTTATGAGACAGACACTCGCATAAATGAAGATTATTTCTAATGATTTGAGCTTGCTGAGAGCTACTGCTACCTAAAGTACtgatgaaattattttcttttgtcttttttttgaagaaaaaatcaGCAAAACTTGTTCAACATACTTGGCTCAATGTACATTTCAGCATTGCTGAACGGCATCAACAACTGCGTGCTTGTGATGCCTTTTGTGGTGACCGAGAGGGCTGTTCTTTATCGTGAAAAATACGCAGGAATGTATTCTTCATGGGCATACTCTCTTGCTCAGGTACACTACAATCTAATTGCTTCTTTGGATCTCTTTATAGATATGAATTCTTTATGATTtaattgattgaaaattagtgcATTTTCAGATGGTCATTGAGATCCCTTGTGTATTCATCCAAGTATTGCTGTTCATGATAATCGCTTACCCCGCAATAGGCTACTACTGGTCAGCTTACAAATTCTTGTGGTTCTTTTATGCCATGCTGTGCTTGTTGCTCAGCTTCGTCTACCTTGGAATGCTTTCTGTTTCATTGAGTCCAAATATTCAAGTGGCCTCCATAGTCTGCTCtttcttctttcaaaatttaaatctcTTCTCTGGTTTCATAATTCCTGGCCCAGTAAGTCTAATcaacttgaaaattttctttcttattgatTAAGAATTATGTACTTTCTGTTCCATAACAACCCTCAGCAACTGACACTTGAGCTATGTTGTGTGTGACATGTGCATGGGCAGCATATTCCAAAGTGGTGGATTTGGTTTTACTACATGTTACCTTTGTCTTGGGCATTGAATGGTTTTTTCACTTCACAATATGGAGATATTCAGGAGGAGATACAAGTGTTTGGAGAAACCAAAACAGTGGCCCTTTTTCTCCAAGATTACTTTGGATTTCACCATGACCATCTTGGACTGGTGGCCTTGGTTCTTCTTGTCTTCCCTTTGATGTTGGCTTCTCTTTTTGCTTGTTGCATCGAGAAACTCAACTTCCAGAGGAGATGAGTAAACAATTTTTCCCTTTTGCTTTTTTAATAAGCcaaattaatttctatttaatcAAAAAACAGCTAATAGCttaatattattacttattttgaTTCTAGATTGCTTTGTTACCTTGATCTTTGAGCTGGgatatgaaatattaattacccTATTGCAAGTAAGGTgactttttttgttatttatttatttattattattttttaatgaaagttgataaattataaattatacttTAGAAAGGGAGGTAGGTATAAGGATCTACAAAAAGGGCGGAATCAGAGTATGAAACACTAGGGGGTGATTAGGTGACTAGACATATAAGAGTATAagagaaaagcaaagaaagaagcaGACTCCCAACAGTCGCTCATAAACGCGGATCATCCATTAATGTCAGCATCTGCAAGGATAACTCTAGCATCAAACGCTTTGGGATGGATCCATTGTAGCCTAACAATATGAAGAACTAACAAAATCTAGGCTATGTTTTTGTGGGTGATGCTATGTTTTGATGGGAAACACGGTGGCCTCCGGCTTAACACACTTTAGGTTTAGAATGCAAGAAGCCAAAGAATAAAcatatgatcaattttaataataatagttggtggcaaattaaaataattattaaagatGCGATCGTTCTACTCCAGCAAACTGTTCCAAAAACTTGCTCGAGGAGCTCCTAAATATCCTTAATAAGGGAATCCAAATTGAACCGTTAGAAAAACTATACTTTTCGGGTTCATTTCACTCATGACCACAAATGTTTGCATTTTATAACGCCGTGGCcgcaaaactttttttttaacacaaaaggCACTTAACTTTTCTCCAGTTGCAGTGAGGCCATAATGACCTGTTTTAAGGTGGTTTCTGACACCATGTCAGCGCCATGTTAGCGCCACATCAGCACACTTGGCGGAAACAACCTTAAAATAGGCTATTATGGCCTCACGCGCAATCGGAGAAAAGTTAAGTGACTTTTgtgttacaaaatttttttttatggccaCAGCGTTATAAAGTACAAACATTTGTGGTCACATCAGCACACTTGGCGTAAACAGCCTTAAAATAGGCTATTATGGCCTCACGTGCAATCGGAGAAAAGTTAAGTGACTTTTgtgttacaaaatttttttttatggccaCAGCGTTATAAAGTACAAACATTTGTGGTCATGAGTGAAATGACCCCATAGTGGTGGGATAATTTGTAAGGTTGAAAATGTGGCTGAAAATTTCACAATGTGGCTAGCCTAAGAAGATTATTATGGGAAGATTTTATTATAcacaaatcaattaaaaatagtaattttgctaggGTATGGTCCTTCCAAATCGCTGATCCAGGGGTTATTTGAGTCCGTCATCATTTAGAGAGAATGATagtatgatttaaaaaaaaattaccaatgttCTTGAGGCTCCAAACTTTGGAGTCATCCAAACAAGAGGAGAGAAGGGATCACCACCAAAAATTTATCATAATCAAATGAAGAAGTCCCATAGAACTCAGAGAAGGGAAGTCCCACAAGCATTCAATTGAAATCACTTGTTCTCTTGTCTTTTTAGTCAGTCTCCCCTTTGTATCTTCCATAGTGTACCCTTgtattctcttttattttaacaaagttGTAGTGGTGGTACTGTTAAGCATATCATCtcgtgttttttaatttttttaaattaatagtgCCACACAACATCTAATAGCAGGGGAGAAAAACAGGAAGTGTTGGACAGCACATTACATTGTTGGACCACACATTACATTATTGAGCTAAACACAATTGAAGCAACTttgtataatataatattacaCTCAAAATTGTGGCGCATCCATCCAtcaaaacttctttttttttaatgtggataaaccacatataataATGAAATGGGTAAATAAACAAGGAATAGAGGTGAAGTAGTGCAACTCCTAGGAGGAATGAGAGAGGAAACATCTCTTGGATGGCATAAAAAATTCACAGATGTAGATTTAGCAGACTCCCGATTAGACTCTATTGGATCATTCAAGGCTCCCCCTCTGCACCCCAAAAGGTCAAGGCTTTTTTAGCAGTGTTGAGAGACTCATCTAGCTTTATTTCTTCACTTTAGGAACTGTAGACACCCAAagaataaacatataaattgtTTTGATCATGGCCATGATTGGCAATACAATTTTGTGATTGAAAATCAGGTCATTTCTCTCAAACTAAATATTCCAAAGGATGGCACATGAAAAAATATCGCAAGTGTCTCTAGACAAGGTCCAGAGGATAGACCTCCAGGCTCCCCACAAATCCCCAGAAAAAGTAGGAGTAGAAGGCATCCTAAATGTTTGTCTGAAAAGAACCAAATGCATGCCACAAAAGAGCACCTAAAAAATTGATGGCCAACTGATTCAGCAGCTGCCTGGCAGAGCAAACAAGTAGCAGTAGGAAGCTTGTTGCATTGTCATGGTACAAGTTTTTCAAGTGTGAGTATTTTATTATCCCAAGTAAACCAtgggaaaatatttatttttttggagatAGGAACCCTTCCAAATGAGTGAGGTAATCGAGCAATGATAGCCACTGTCATTTAAGAACTAGGGGTGTGGTTCCAACTTTTGAGTCTTTGTTATAAGGAAGTGGCAGAGATCTCCTTGAGATCAAATTCGAGAAAGAGGAATCAACCATAGGAAGAGTGGAAAGAATAGATGGGGCAATCTTAAGAAAAGTGTCCAGTTGTTTGAAGATACACTAAACAAATCTAGCCATATGTTTTTTGGCACACATCCATTGACCCAGTGGTCAAACCAAAAGAGAGTAGATTCCTCATCTCTAATGACAGGAGAAACGCATGATTTGAAGGCAAGGAGATGGCTGAGAATTCCATTCCAGAAGAAAGACATTCTAGAAGGATAACGATAATGTAAATTCCAGGTCTGTTTGTATTAGAAGTAGTTAAATTGGATGACTTTAATCAACACCAGCTCAAA contains:
- the LOC120249652 gene encoding LOW QUALITY PROTEIN: pleiotropic drug resistance protein 3-like (The sequence of the model RefSeq protein was modified relative to this genomic sequence to represent the inferred CDS: deleted 2 bases in 2 codons), whose protein sequence is MEFEEIGTENRLSLHLPAAPYINNINGHDDDDDDDPDGDIRRRTTTAIVSDQKEFNEVDHDVTTKLGAAGDKRLFIDSLIKHIENDNLRLLHRQKQRTDRVDVKVPSIEVRYSNLNVEAECEVVEGKPLPTLWNATKGFFSGFLRLTGLNHENAKIIIIKDASGVIKPSRMTLLLGPPGCGKTTFLLALAGKLDKSLQVRGEVSYNGFKLEEFVPEKTSTYISQHDLHIPEMTVRETLDFSAWFQGVGSRAEILKEVVKREKLKGIVPDPEIEQYMKAAASVKGLATSIQTDYVMKIMGMDICADIMVGDAMRRGISGGQKKRLTTAEAIVGPTKALFMDEISTGLDSSTTFQIVTCLQQMAHITEATIVISLLQPAPETYNLFDDIILMAEGKIVYQGPCDQVLAFFEECGFRCPDRKGEADFLQEVLSRNDQQQYWFHPQESYTYASVDDFCKKFRSFNVSKMLEEELSKPYDKSQCPENALSFNRYSLPKGKLLRACMARELLLMKRNSRLYIFKIFQFAIGASISMSVFLRTGKRLDIEHANYYMSSLFFSLILTMVNGHPEMAMTVSRLPCFYKQRNLCFYPAWAYAIPAAISKIPISLIESLIWTSVTYYGVGYSPEAIRFFRQFVILLVTHQMALSQFRFFASYYQTIVASTVISSLVLMVMLTIGGFILPKTSIPGWLKWGFWVSPMTYTEIGLTVNEFLAPRWQKISAGNLTIGNIVLSNHGLEFKSHFYWVSVGALLGFALLFNLGFILALTFRRSVGKSRCIISREKLSEINGDNDIHSAATTFPESGKEAKNKGRMMVLPFQPLAMTFQDISYYVDTPLEMREQGYAHKKLQLLKNITGAFRPGILSVLMGVSGAGKTTLLDVLSGRKTAGFIEGDIRIGGYPKIHKTFARISGYCEQTDIHSPQITVEESVIFSAWLRLPNEIDSKTRSEFVNEVLETIELDSIKDALVGRQGVNGLSTEQRKRLTIAVELVANPSILFMDEPTSGLDARAAAIVMRAVKNVAETGRTVVCTIHQPSIDIFEAFDELMLMKKGGELIYYGPLGRRSSKIIEYFERIPGIPKIKENYNPATWMLEVTSSSVEAQLSVNFAQIYRESTLYNDNKLLVKQLSTPAPGSRDLHFSTLFPQNGLGQFKACLWKQYLSYWRSPSYNCVRLIYVLFSSVLCATLFWKKGKTIKNQQNLFNILGSMYISALLNGINNCVLVMPFVVTERAVLYREKYAGMYSSWAYSLAQMVIEIPCVFIQVLLFMIIAYPAIGYYWSAYKFLWFFYAMLCLLLSFVYLGMLSVSLSPNIQVASIVCSFFFQNLNLFSGFIIPGPHIPKWWIWFYYMLPLSWALNGFFTSQYGDIQEEIQVFGETKTVALFLQDYFGFHHDHLGLVALVLLVFPLMLASLFACCIEKLNFQRR